The genomic interval CCTGCCCCGCACCAGTTTACCGCTGTCGATGTGTGTGACGACACAGCAGTACAGGCCTGGGCTGAAGCCGCCATGGACGCTAATGGGCTGCCCGACCTGGTGATTAATAATGCCGGGCTGGTGAACCGCCCCGCGCCCCTCTGGAGCGTGCCCGTTGACGAGTGCGACGCTGTGATTGCCGTCAACCTCAGCGGTGTCTGTAATGTGATTCGCCACTTTGCCCCGCCTATGGTTGAGCGGCGATCGGGTATTTTTGTCAACTTCAGCTCGGGCTGGGGACGATCGACTTCCCCTGGAGTTGCCCCCTACTGTGCTACCAAGTGGGGCGTTGAGGGACTGACTCAGGCCCTCGCCCAGGACCTGCCTGCTGGGATGGCGGCGGTAGCCCTCAACCCCGGCATTATTCACACCGCCATGCTGGAAA from Leptolyngbya sp. KIOST-1 carries:
- a CDS encoding SDR family oxidoreductase; the encoded protein is MGKHIVITGVSQGLGRAMVEGFVAEGHRVSGCARRSKAVADLATHYPAPHQFTAVDVCDDTAVQAWAEAAMDANGLPDLVINNAGLVNRPAPLWSVPVDECDAVIAVNLSGVCNVIRHFAPPMVERRSGIFVNFSSGWGRSTSPGVAPYCATKWGVEGLTQALAQDLPAGMAAVALNPGIIHTAMLETCYGDDAAAYTPIAVWVKAAVPYILSIQPGDNGRALTVPG